The Penaeus chinensis breed Huanghai No. 1 chromosome 16, ASM1920278v2, whole genome shotgun sequence genome window below encodes:
- the LOC125033661 gene encoding pigment-dispersing hormone type 1-like, which translates to MRATAVFVLLAVMAVTLHATVAGRNMKYFECEAVSELAAQILRVVQRPSGFVAGPHKRNSELINSLLGIPKVMNDAGRR; encoded by the exons aTGCGCGCTACTGCAGTTTTTGTCCTGTTGGCGGTGATGGCTGTGACCCTGCATGCAACAGTGGCCGGGAGAAATATGAAATACTTCGAATGTGAG GCGGTGTCCGAGTTGGCGGCGCAGATCCTACGAGTGGTTCAGAGACCTTCGGGCTTCGTCGCGGGGCCTCACAAGCGCAACTCGGAGCTGATCAACTCCCTCCTGGGGATCCCTAAGGTCATGAACGACGCCGGAAGGAGATGA